One Cohnella candidum genomic region harbors:
- a CDS encoding DHA2 family efflux MFS transporter permease subunit, producing the protein MENQSANVDLSKIKRGPIVAALIIGAFVAILNETLLNIAFPDLMADFKITESTVQWLATAYMLVVGMLVPVTALLQQWFTTRQMFIGAMMLFLVGTVISSVAPVFDVLLVGRVIQALGTGLMMPVMMNVILVIFPPEKRGGAMGMIGLVIMTAPVIGPTLSGLIVEHLSWRWLFYLIIPLAAFSVIFALAFLKNVTTLTKPKVDVISILLSCIGFGGIVYGFSSAGDRGSWSDPVVVWSLVAGGIALILFVWKQLVSRNPIMDLRAFKYPMFSLVTVLMLVMMMSLFSTMIMLPLFMQQVLLLTAFSAGLALMPGGIINGIMAPVSGVLFDKFGPRVLVIPGIVLMCVAIWMFMGIESDWTKGHIIMIHIIMMVGISLVMMPAQTTGLNQLPRSLYAHGTAILNTLQQVAGAIGVALFISIMSSGAKEYMKTSKDPTSPSELIQSMVAGLHNAFFIGLCLAVLALIISLFIKRTHAPKEEGAEQAAKAQVQTSKG; encoded by the coding sequence GTGGAGAATCAATCCGCGAACGTCGATTTAAGCAAGATCAAACGCGGACCGATCGTCGCCGCATTGATTATCGGCGCGTTCGTGGCCATCTTGAACGAAACGCTGCTCAACATCGCGTTTCCGGATTTGATGGCCGATTTCAAGATAACGGAATCGACCGTGCAATGGCTGGCTACCGCTTATATGCTGGTCGTCGGCATGCTGGTGCCGGTCACGGCGCTGCTGCAGCAATGGTTTACGACAAGGCAAATGTTCATCGGGGCGATGATGCTGTTCTTAGTCGGAACGGTCATCAGTTCGGTTGCGCCGGTCTTCGACGTCCTGCTCGTCGGGCGCGTCATTCAAGCGCTAGGTACCGGTTTGATGATGCCGGTCATGATGAACGTCATACTCGTCATCTTCCCTCCGGAGAAACGCGGCGGAGCGATGGGAATGATCGGTCTCGTCATCATGACGGCGCCGGTCATCGGCCCGACCTTATCCGGCTTGATCGTCGAACATCTGTCTTGGCGCTGGCTGTTTTATCTCATCATTCCGCTTGCCGCGTTTTCCGTCATTTTCGCCTTGGCTTTCCTGAAAAACGTGACGACCCTCACGAAACCGAAGGTTGACGTCATCTCGATCCTTCTCTCCTGCATCGGTTTCGGCGGCATCGTATACGGCTTCAGCAGCGCGGGCGACCGCGGTTCCTGGTCGGATCCGGTCGTCGTGTGGAGTCTGGTCGCCGGCGGCATCGCCCTGATCTTGTTCGTATGGAAACAGCTCGTATCCCGAAATCCGATCATGGATTTGAGAGCCTTCAAGTATCCGATGTTCTCTCTCGTCACCGTTCTGATGCTGGTGATGATGATGTCCCTCTTCTCGACGATGATCATGCTGCCGCTCTTCATGCAGCAAGTGCTGCTGCTCACCGCATTCTCGGCGGGTTTGGCCTTGATGCCGGGCGGCATCATCAACGGGATCATGGCGCCGGTATCCGGGGTCCTTTTCGACAAATTCGGTCCCCGCGTATTGGTCATTCCCGGCATCGTGCTGATGTGCGTCGCGATTTGGATGTTCATGGGCATTGAATCCGATTGGACGAAGGGCCATATCATCATGATTCACATCATCATGATGGTCGGAATTTCTTTGGTCATGATGCCGGCGCAGACGACGGGCTTGAACCAGCTGCCGCGCAGTCTGTATGCGCACGGCACCGCCATTCTCAACACCTTGCAGCAGGTAGCGGGCGCGATCGGCGTGGCGCTGTTCATCAGCATCATGTCGTCCGGCGCCAAAGAATACATGAAAACTTCCAAGGACCCGACTTCGCCGAGCGAACTGATCCAATCGATGGTCGCGGGGCTTCACAACGCGTTTTTCATCGGCCTCTGCTTGGCCGTGCTGGCGCTGATCATCAGCTTGTTCATCAAGCGGACCCATGCGCCGAAGGAAGAAGGCGCGGAACAAGCCGCGAAAGCGCAAGTTCAAACGAGCAAAGGCTAA
- a CDS encoding PaaI family thioesterase, protein MEPLYEHFLLEDHEHYQNTMFGVLGMRITEISPNRVVATMPVSDATRQYFGVLHGGASAALAETVASVGTYHLIDKETFVAVGMEINANHLRSKKDGIVTATATPLHKGRTTMVWDIRITDEEGRLICVSRCTVAIVPKDRQRG, encoded by the coding sequence ATGGAGCCACTTTACGAACATTTCTTGTTGGAAGACCACGAACACTATCAAAATACGATGTTCGGCGTGCTGGGCATGCGGATCACCGAGATTTCGCCGAACCGCGTGGTTGCGACGATGCCCGTGAGCGACGCCACCCGGCAATATTTCGGGGTTTTGCACGGAGGCGCATCCGCAGCGCTCGCCGAAACGGTCGCCAGCGTAGGCACGTACCATTTGATCGATAAAGAAACGTTTGTCGCGGTCGGGATGGAAATCAACGCGAACCACCTTCGCAGCAAGAAGGACGGAATCGTAACCGCCACTGCAACGCCGCTCCATAAAGGGCGGACGACCATGGTTTGGGATATCCGGATCACCGATGAAGAAGGCCGTCTCATCTGCGTTTCCCGTTGTACCGTCGCCATCGTTCCGAAAGACCGGCAGCGCGGGTAA
- a CDS encoding RICIN domain-containing protein gives MKRLFTSSKAYLFLLVLALVATLFPVGKANAAYNLVWSDEFDGTSINGNNWVFETGTGSGGWGNNELEYYTSRPENARIENGNLVIEARKESFGGMNYTSARLKTQGKKSFKYGRIEARMKLPKGQGLWPAFWTLGADIGTVGWPKSGEIDIMEHINNENNTYGYIHWDAGGNADYGGASQSFDPTQYHVYSIEWTSSAIKWFVDGVQFREANILNSINSTEEFHKDHFLLLNLAVGGNWPGSPDGSTVFPGKMYVDYVRVYQDGGTTPPPSGSIVSGGTYKLINTNSGKALDVSGAGTSPGTNVQIWTDNGSGAQKWTIYRNADGSYKLINTNSALALDVSGAGTSDGTNVQVWTDLGNGAQTWNITQNADGSYKLINTNSRKALDVSSSGTADGTNVQIWTDNGTGAQKWNLVRLQ, from the coding sequence ATGAAACGTTTATTCACAAGCTCGAAGGCGTATCTGTTTCTCCTGGTTTTGGCTCTCGTGGCCACCCTGTTTCCCGTCGGCAAGGCGAACGCGGCTTACAACCTGGTCTGGAGCGACGAGTTTGACGGAACGTCCATCAACGGGAACAATTGGGTGTTCGAAACCGGAACCGGCAGCGGCGGCTGGGGCAACAACGAGTTGGAGTATTACACCAGCCGACCCGAGAACGCACGCATCGAGAACGGCAACCTCGTCATCGAAGCACGCAAGGAGTCCTTCGGCGGCATGAACTATACGTCCGCCCGCCTGAAAACCCAAGGCAAGAAAAGCTTCAAATACGGCCGGATCGAAGCCCGAATGAAGCTGCCGAAGGGTCAAGGCCTGTGGCCCGCCTTCTGGACGCTCGGCGCGGACATCGGAACGGTCGGCTGGCCGAAAAGCGGCGAGATCGACATCATGGAGCACATCAACAACGAAAACAATACTTACGGTTACATCCATTGGGACGCAGGCGGCAACGCGGACTACGGCGGTGCCAGCCAGTCGTTCGACCCGACGCAATACCACGTCTATTCGATCGAATGGACGTCCAGCGCGATCAAGTGGTTCGTCGACGGGGTCCAATTCCGGGAAGCCAACATCCTGAACAGCATCAACTCCACGGAAGAGTTCCATAAGGATCACTTCCTGCTTCTGAACTTGGCCGTGGGAGGCAACTGGCCGGGTTCACCCGACGGTTCCACCGTGTTCCCGGGAAAAATGTACGTCGATTACGTCCGGGTCTACCAAGACGGAGGCACGACGCCTCCTCCCTCCGGCAGCATCGTCTCCGGCGGCACTTACAAGCTGATCAACACGAACAGCGGCAAAGCGCTGGACGTCTCGGGAGCCGGTACGTCCCCCGGCACGAACGTGCAGATCTGGACGGACAACGGTTCCGGCGCCCAGAAGTGGACGATTTACCGGAATGCGGACGGCTCTTATAAATTGATCAATACGAACAGCGCCCTGGCGCTCGACGTGTCGGGAGCCGGAACGTCGGACGGAACGAACGTGCAGGTCTGGACCGACTTGGGGAACGGCGCGCAGACGTGGAACATCACCCAGAACGCCGACGGATCTTACAAACTCATCAACACGAACAGCAGGAAAGCGCTGGACGTCTCCTCTTCAGGCACGGCCGACGGAACGAACGTGCAAATCTGGACGGACAACGGCACCGGCGCGCAGAAGTGGAACTTGGTCAGGCTGCAATAA
- a CDS encoding VOC family protein, protein MALMSTFTSFNLPVNNVEQSKAFFTGLGFELNPQFPENEKSAAIVIGGNLQVMLLTKELLKSLTQKESVDTEKYAQMTIALAFESREKVDEIVNTAVSLGGKSYEEPEDYGFMYHWAFEDLDGHMWAINYMHADGTRGE, encoded by the coding sequence ATGGCATTAATGTCCACATTCACGAGCTTCAATCTGCCTGTAAACAACGTAGAACAATCGAAGGCGTTCTTCACCGGACTCGGATTCGAGCTCAACCCGCAATTCCCCGAGAATGAGAAGTCGGCAGCCATCGTGATCGGCGGCAACCTGCAGGTCATGCTGCTCACCAAAGAACTTTTAAAGTCGCTCACGCAGAAGGAATCCGTTGATACGGAAAAGTATGCGCAAATGACGATCGCATTGGCCTTCGAGAGCCGGGAAAAGGTGGATGAAATCGTGAATACAGCGGTCTCCTTGGGCGGGAAATCGTACGAAGAACCTGAGGATTACGGATTCATGTATCATTGGGCCTTCGAGGACTTGGACGGCCATATGTGGGCTATTAACTACATGCACGCGGATGGTACGAGAGGAGAATGA
- a CDS encoding nitrite reductase (NAD(P)H) small subunit: MPTITTKTTVVPLGPIEQFPAGFGREVLAAGCRIAVFRTTDGGLYALENRTPHPKGGTLAEAIVSGHFIYCPIRDLKISLETGLVQAPDKGEVWKFEIRETKDGNVELALAIAL, from the coding sequence ATGCCAACCATCACGACGAAGACGACGGTTGTCCCTTTGGGGCCTATCGAACAATTCCCGGCCGGATTCGGCAGGGAGGTGCTGGCGGCAGGCTGCCGGATTGCGGTTTTCCGCACGACGGACGGAGGGCTTTACGCGCTGGAGAACCGGACGCCGCATCCCAAAGGGGGGACGCTCGCGGAAGCCATCGTCAGCGGCCATTTCATTTATTGCCCTATCCGGGACTTGAAGATTTCCCTCGAAACCGGACTTGTCCAAGCACCGGATAAGGGAGAGGTCTGGAAGTTCGAGATTCGGGAAACGAAAGACGGGAACGTTGAACTGGCGCTCGCGATCGCTCTATAA
- a CDS encoding DUF1801 domain-containing protein yields MNAEVTEFIEKVKEPWQAELCQGLREVVHGVIPDVQERLQYGKPHFLKNKKYAAVISTSKDAVSFTIFNASGLELPEGMFDGPPERKTIKYRKGQSIHGDLLTSLVSQASSTL; encoded by the coding sequence ATGAACGCTGAAGTCACCGAATTCATCGAGAAAGTTAAAGAACCTTGGCAAGCCGAGCTGTGCCAAGGTTTGCGCGAAGTCGTCCACGGAGTGATTCCGGACGTACAGGAACGCTTGCAGTATGGCAAGCCTCATTTTTTGAAAAACAAGAAATACGCGGCGGTGATCTCCACCTCGAAGGATGCGGTCAGCTTCACGATTTTCAATGCCTCCGGACTGGAATTGCCCGAAGGGATGTTCGATGGCCCGCCGGAAAGGAAGACGATCAAGTATCGTAAAGGCCAATCCATCCACGGCGACCTGTTGACCTCTTTGGTCAGCCAAGCCTCCAGCACGTTATAA
- a CDS encoding YheC/YheD family protein, translated as MRYGNNKLGKYRLMLTNPALSGSLPPTALATKANIGAMLAQNRDVYLKPNTGTGGFGIFKLSRHRNGYRLRNGTQSRYFASFDGAYAAFEKTKGRRAYLVQQGIPLLHYEGRPFDLRIMIQLNPGRKWEVTGIVGRLGQRHKVVTNYHNGGKPMPIQQLLTPYLRERERTLYVEKLKELGIRISSHMSRVFPRFPAFGVDIGIDKQLKPWIIEVNSRPDKYIFNALADKSMFRRIIQYARLQRKR; from the coding sequence TTGCGCTACGGTAATAATAAGTTGGGCAAATACCGGTTAATGCTGACCAACCCGGCGTTATCCGGCAGCTTGCCGCCGACCGCGCTTGCGACGAAGGCGAATATAGGCGCGATGCTGGCCCAAAACCGGGACGTATACTTGAAACCGAATACCGGAACCGGGGGGTTCGGCATTTTCAAACTGTCTCGCCATCGTAACGGATATCGTTTGAGGAACGGCACTCAAAGCCGATACTTCGCGTCCTTCGACGGAGCTTATGCGGCGTTCGAGAAAACCAAAGGCAGAAGAGCGTACCTCGTCCAACAAGGCATTCCCTTGCTTCATTATGAGGGCCGGCCTTTCGATTTGCGGATTATGATACAGCTAAACCCTGGGCGCAAATGGGAAGTCACCGGGATCGTGGGCCGGTTGGGACAACGCCATAAAGTGGTGACGAACTACCACAACGGCGGCAAACCGATGCCGATTCAACAGCTGCTAACCCCGTATCTCCGCGAGCGAGAAAGGACCCTATACGTGGAGAAGCTGAAAGAGCTGGGCATTCGGATCAGCAGCCATATGAGCCGCGTATTTCCCCGTTTTCCGGCTTTCGGGGTAGACATCGGCATCGACAAACAGCTGAAACCGTGGATCATCGAAGTCAATTCGAGGCCGGACAAATACATCTTCAACGCTCTCGCAGACAAGTCCATGTTTCGCCGAATCATTCAGTATGCAAGACTTCAACGAAAACGTTAG
- the rhaS gene encoding rhamnose ABC transporter substrate-binding protein, whose product MGLYGLIAVLMLTLLAACGKSNSDSSPSASQGASASVSPSASSGGDESASPSADAGGAKKKFAIIFKNTGNPYGEKMMDGYKKAIEELGGEAILKAPDQPTAEAQIQMIEELISQKVDSIAIAANDPDALQPALEKAMNAGIKVLSLDSAVNAASRLVHVNQADPERIGRTLIQGVSEMIGGEGEIAILSATSQATNQNTWIEWMKKELEDPKYAKIKLVKVAYGDDLRDKSVSETEALLKSYPNLKGIIAPTTVGIAAAGKVLTDKGLKGKVQLTGLGLPSEMAEYIESGVCQWMYLWNPIDVGYLAGQTADSLVKGTITGKVGDKFTAGTLGEKEVVQDGDGTQIMLGDPFKFDASNIGEWKSVY is encoded by the coding sequence ATGGGGCTTTACGGTTTGATCGCGGTATTGATGCTCACGCTGCTCGCCGCTTGCGGCAAGAGCAACTCCGACAGCAGCCCGAGCGCCAGCCAAGGGGCTTCGGCCAGCGTTTCGCCAAGCGCTTCTTCCGGCGGAGACGAGAGCGCGTCCCCGTCCGCCGACGCGGGCGGCGCCAAGAAGAAATTCGCCATCATTTTCAAAAACACGGGTAACCCGTACGGCGAGAAAATGATGGACGGCTACAAGAAAGCGATCGAAGAACTGGGCGGCGAAGCCATTCTGAAAGCGCCAGACCAGCCGACCGCGGAAGCGCAAATCCAGATGATCGAAGAACTCATCTCCCAGAAAGTCGATTCCATCGCGATCGCCGCGAACGATCCGGACGCTCTGCAGCCGGCATTGGAGAAAGCGATGAACGCCGGCATCAAGGTGCTGTCGCTGGACTCCGCCGTGAACGCGGCCAGCCGTTTGGTGCACGTGAATCAAGCGGATCCGGAGCGCATCGGACGCACGCTGATCCAAGGGGTATCCGAAATGATCGGCGGAGAGGGCGAAATCGCGATCCTCAGCGCCACGTCCCAAGCCACGAACCAGAACACATGGATCGAATGGATGAAGAAAGAGCTGGAAGATCCGAAGTACGCGAAAATCAAGCTGGTCAAAGTCGCTTACGGCGACGACCTCCGCGACAAGAGCGTGTCGGAGACCGAAGCGCTGCTGAAATCGTATCCGAACCTGAAGGGCATCATCGCGCCGACGACCGTCGGTATCGCTGCCGCCGGCAAAGTGCTGACCGACAAAGGCCTCAAGGGTAAAGTCCAACTGACCGGTCTGGGCCTGCCGAGCGAGATGGCGGAATACATCGAAAGCGGCGTTTGCCAATGGATGTATCTGTGGAACCCGATCGACGTCGGTTATCTCGCGGGTCAAACGGCGGATTCCCTGGTGAAGGGCACCATTACCGGCAAAGTCGGCGACAAGTTCACGGCCGGCACGCTGGGCGAGAAAGAAGTCGTGCAGGATGGCGACGGCACGCAAATCATGCTGGGCGATCCGTTCAAATTCGACGCCTCCAACATCGGAGAGTGGAAGTCCGTTTATTAA
- a CDS encoding FMN-dependent NADH-azoreductase: MATVLYITAHPHDHQTSYSMAVGKAFIDAYRESHPQDEVVVLDLYNMDVPHIDADVFSGWGKLRSGSGFDQLSESEKAKVSRLNEIVEQYVKADKYVYVSPMWNFSFPPVLKAYIDAICVAGKTFKYTANGPVGLLADKKAIHIQARGGVYSEGPAAGFESGHSYLAKIMQFHGVPSFEGIFVEGMAAMPDQADTIKEKAIAKAREAAANF, translated from the coding sequence ATGGCAACCGTTTTGTACATTACCGCGCATCCTCACGATCACCAAACATCCTACAGCATGGCCGTCGGCAAGGCATTCATCGACGCCTACAGGGAATCCCATCCGCAAGACGAAGTCGTCGTTTTGGATCTCTATAACATGGACGTCCCCCATATCGACGCCGACGTTTTCAGCGGCTGGGGCAAACTCAGATCCGGCTCGGGCTTCGATCAACTATCCGAATCGGAGAAAGCGAAAGTAAGCCGTCTGAACGAAATCGTCGAGCAATACGTCAAGGCCGACAAATACGTCTACGTGTCCCCGATGTGGAACTTCTCATTCCCTCCCGTGCTGAAAGCCTATATCGACGCGATCTGCGTCGCCGGCAAAACGTTCAAATACACGGCCAACGGCCCCGTCGGCCTTCTGGCGGACAAGAAAGCTATCCATATCCAAGCCAGGGGCGGCGTTTATTCCGAGGGACCGGCTGCCGGTTTCGAGAGCGGTCACAGCTACTTGGCGAAAATCATGCAATTCCACGGCGTCCCCTCGTTCGAAGGCATCTTCGTCGAAGGAATGGCCGCCATGCCGGACCAAGCGGACACCATCAAAGAGAAAGCGATCGCGAAAGCGCGCGAGGCAGCCGCTAACTTCTAA
- a CDS encoding formate/nitrite transporter family protein, with protein sequence MFKESIETMVQTALKKKELLDQSRLRYLLAAGLAGAFVGIGIVLIISIGAPLFAIKSPVTSMAMGASFGIALTLVIFAGSELFTGNNMYFAFGTLSGATTWKDMLRNWAWCYAGNLLGAMVLVMLVAGSGIFHGIGPDHLLMAIAAKKMSLGWSSLFFRGILCNWLVCLAIWCSARAKSDSAKLVLIWWMLFAFIASGYEHSVANMTVLGLALVLPHPETVTLAGWFHNMIPVTLGNIVGGAGFLACLYWLITPYRHKREAVKAASRLSA encoded by the coding sequence ATGTTTAAGGAATCCATTGAAACGATGGTGCAGACCGCGCTGAAGAAGAAGGAACTGCTCGACCAAAGCCGGCTGCGCTACTTGCTGGCCGCGGGCCTCGCCGGGGCATTCGTCGGCATCGGCATCGTCCTCATTATCTCTATCGGAGCACCGCTGTTCGCCATCAAGTCTCCCGTTACCAGCATGGCGATGGGCGCATCGTTCGGCATCGCGCTGACGCTCGTCATTTTCGCCGGATCGGAGCTGTTCACGGGCAACAACATGTATTTCGCTTTCGGTACGCTGTCCGGAGCGACGACCTGGAAAGATATGCTCCGCAACTGGGCCTGGTGTTATGCCGGCAACCTCTTGGGTGCCATGGTCTTGGTCATGCTGGTTGCCGGATCGGGCATATTCCACGGCATCGGGCCGGATCACTTGCTGATGGCGATCGCGGCCAAAAAGATGTCGCTCGGCTGGTCGTCGCTGTTCTTCCGCGGCATTCTCTGTAACTGGCTCGTGTGTCTGGCCATCTGGTGCTCGGCGCGGGCGAAGTCCGATTCGGCGAAACTCGTGCTGATCTGGTGGATGTTGTTCGCGTTCATCGCCTCCGGATACGAGCACAGCGTCGCGAACATGACGGTCCTGGGTCTTGCCCTCGTGCTTCCGCACCCCGAGACGGTGACGTTGGCCGGGTGGTTCCACAACATGATTCCGGTCACGCTCGGGAACATCGTCGGCGGCGCGGGATTTCTGGCCTGTCTCTATTGGCTGATTACTCCATACCGTCACAAGAGAGAAGCCGTCAAAGCCGCATCGCGCTTATCCGCTTGA
- the nirB gene encoding nitrite reductase large subunit NirB, with the protein MAGIGTLEQILKLTRAFDITVYGAEPYPNYNRIQLSYVLEGSKTVQDIIMNDRSWYEENGISLHTGASITRIDTSDKRVYTAEGESADYDVLILATGSKPFVLPVPGADKEGVIGFRDIADCNTMIEASKSFKKAAVIGGGLLGLEAAKGLVQLGMDTTVVHLFDTLMERQLDAVSAGMLKAELERQGIKFAMGKKTVALTGEDRVTGLRFQDGSELEADLVVMAAGIVPNAELAKASGIETKRGILVDDFLQTSVPDVYAVGECCEHRGVCYGLVAPLYEQGTVLAKKIAAVETAPYTGSSVSTKLKISGVDVFSAGEFAETEKHRVLRNHDDWKGTYKKVLLEGNRIVGAVLYGDVTDSALLARSIREGKNMTDDLYSELFGGGGCCEGKAKSTGVEAMADEEIVCGCNGVTKGAIVKGIREEGWDSVERIKACTGATRSCGGCKPLVEQLLQYTLGEKFDGAAAKKTGICGCTTLGRDEIVATIREKRLTHVREVMHVLGWNEPEGCSKCRPAINYYLGMIWPKEHEDEKDSRFVNERLHGNIQKDSTFSVIPRMYGGVTSPDELRKIADVADKYDVKMVKVTGGQRLDLLGVKKEDLPAIWADLGMPSGYGYAKSLRTVKTCVGSQFCRFGTQDSISMGMELEHRYERLWMPAKFKMAVNGCPRNCAESGTKDIGIVGNDGGWEIFVGGNGGIKLRGADSLCKVKTDEDLIDICDAFIQYYRENANYAERTSDFVERVGLESVRQAVVEDKIGRVKLIGKLDEALDGLRDPWQEVVQDEEVRLKLYRPVTAGK; encoded by the coding sequence ATGGCCGGCATCGGTACGTTGGAGCAGATCCTCAAGCTCACGAGAGCTTTCGATATTACGGTTTACGGCGCCGAGCCGTATCCCAACTATAACCGGATTCAATTGTCCTACGTGCTGGAAGGCAGCAAAACCGTACAGGACATCATCATGAACGACCGCAGCTGGTATGAAGAAAACGGCATTTCTTTGCACACCGGCGCGTCCATTACGCGAATCGATACGTCAGACAAACGGGTTTATACCGCGGAAGGAGAATCCGCGGACTACGACGTGCTGATTCTCGCGACTGGTTCCAAACCGTTCGTTCTGCCCGTACCGGGCGCGGATAAGGAAGGGGTCATCGGCTTCCGGGACATCGCGGATTGCAACACGATGATCGAGGCTTCCAAGTCGTTCAAAAAAGCCGCGGTCATCGGCGGAGGCCTCCTCGGTCTGGAAGCGGCGAAAGGCCTGGTTCAGCTGGGCATGGATACGACGGTCGTCCACTTGTTCGATACGCTCATGGAGCGCCAATTGGACGCCGTGTCGGCCGGAATGCTCAAGGCGGAACTGGAACGGCAGGGCATCAAGTTCGCCATGGGCAAGAAAACCGTCGCGCTGACCGGAGAAGATCGGGTTACCGGTCTCCGGTTCCAAGACGGCAGTGAGCTGGAAGCCGATCTTGTCGTCATGGCGGCCGGCATCGTGCCGAACGCGGAACTGGCGAAGGCGAGCGGCATCGAAACGAAGCGCGGCATCCTGGTGGACGACTTTCTGCAAACCAGCGTCCCTGACGTCTACGCAGTCGGAGAATGCTGCGAGCACAGAGGCGTTTGTTACGGCCTCGTGGCTCCGCTGTACGAGCAAGGAACCGTCCTTGCCAAAAAGATCGCGGCTGTTGAAACCGCACCTTATACGGGATCCTCTGTTTCCACGAAGCTGAAAATCTCCGGCGTGGACGTCTTTTCGGCCGGCGAGTTCGCGGAGACGGAAAAGCACCGGGTTTTGCGCAACCACGACGACTGGAAAGGGACCTACAAGAAAGTGCTGTTGGAAGGCAACCGAATCGTCGGCGCCGTGCTGTACGGCGACGTCACGGACTCCGCCTTGCTCGCCCGCTCCATCCGGGAAGGCAAGAACATGACGGATGACCTTTACAGTGAATTGTTCGGCGGCGGCGGGTGTTGCGAAGGAAAAGCGAAATCGACGGGAGTCGAAGCGATGGCGGACGAGGAAATCGTCTGCGGATGCAACGGCGTCACGAAGGGAGCCATCGTCAAGGGAATTCGGGAAGAGGGCTGGGATTCGGTGGAACGGATCAAAGCCTGCACCGGAGCGACCCGCTCCTGCGGCGGCTGCAAGCCGCTCGTGGAACAACTGCTCCAATACACGCTTGGAGAGAAATTCGACGGTGCGGCCGCGAAGAAAACCGGCATCTGCGGATGCACGACGCTCGGACGCGACGAGATCGTAGCCACAATCCGCGAGAAGCGCTTGACTCACGTGAGGGAAGTCATGCACGTGCTCGGCTGGAACGAGCCGGAAGGCTGCTCCAAATGCCGGCCCGCCATCAACTATTATCTGGGCATGATTTGGCCCAAGGAGCATGAGGACGAGAAGGATTCCCGTTTCGTCAACGAACGGCTTCACGGCAACATCCAGAAGGACAGTACGTTCAGCGTCATCCCGCGGATGTACGGCGGCGTGACTTCTCCGGACGAGCTGCGAAAGATCGCGGACGTAGCGGACAAATACGATGTGAAAATGGTGAAGGTGACGGGCGGACAGCGCCTGGACCTGCTCGGCGTCAAGAAGGAAGACTTGCCGGCTATTTGGGCCGACCTCGGCATGCCGTCCGGATACGGCTACGCCAAATCGCTTCGCACGGTGAAAACGTGCGTCGGTTCCCAATTTTGCCGCTTCGGCACACAGGATTCGATCAGCATGGGCATGGAGCTCGAACATCGGTACGAGCGCCTGTGGATGCCGGCCAAGTTCAAGATGGCCGTCAACGGATGCCCTCGCAATTGCGCCGAATCGGGCACGAAGGACATTGGCATCGTAGGGAACGACGGAGGCTGGGAGATTTTCGTCGGCGGCAACGGGGGCATCAAGCTTCGGGGCGCGGATTCGCTGTGCAAGGTGAAAACCGACGAGGACCTGATCGACATCTGCGACGCGTTCATTCAGTACTATCGGGAAAACGCCAACTATGCGGAGCGCACCTCGGATTTCGTGGAACGGGTAGGGTTGGAAAGCGTAAGGCAGGCGGTGGTGGAAGACAAGATTGGCCGCGTGAAACTCATCGGCAAGCTGGATGAGGCGCTGGACGGGCTGAGGGATCCTTGGCAGGAAGTCGTTCAGGACGAAGAAGTCCGCCTCAAGCTGTATCGGCCCGTAACCGCAGGAAAATAA